The following are encoded together in the Cyanobacterium aponinum PCC 10605 genome:
- a CDS encoding lysophospholipid acyltransferase family protein has protein sequence MSNQYSGWSLTARNPEVIEQLMPLWGFLYKYYFQVKTSGWENIPEGPVLFVGSHNGGLAAPDMTMMMYDWFRRFGTQRPIYGLMHRNVWSAYGSLTRLAAQTGAIRAHPKMAIAALEKKASVLVYPGGADDVFRPYTERQKIKFVGRKGFIKLALKYQVPIVPLIAKGAHETIFVVANIYKEIKKLNQQGLFPWMFDIDPQVFPIYFGLPWGLAVGPLPNIPLPLQITTRVCPPIYFPRYGEEASCARLYVQECYDLVVNTMQKELDLLYLGID, from the coding sequence ATGTCAAATCAATATTCAGGCTGGTCATTAACAGCGAGAAACCCCGAAGTCATTGAACAATTAATGCCTTTATGGGGTTTTTTGTATAAATATTATTTTCAGGTAAAAACCAGTGGTTGGGAAAATATTCCAGAAGGGCCAGTGTTATTTGTTGGTTCTCATAATGGTGGTTTAGCCGCTCCTGACATGACAATGATGATGTATGATTGGTTTCGTCGTTTTGGCACTCAACGCCCCATTTATGGCTTAATGCACCGTAACGTGTGGAGTGCCTATGGCAGTCTTACTCGTTTAGCCGCCCAAACAGGGGCTATTCGAGCTCATCCCAAAATGGCGATCGCAGCTTTGGAGAAAAAAGCCAGTGTTTTAGTATATCCGGGGGGTGCAGATGATGTATTTCGTCCCTATACAGAAAGACAGAAAATAAAATTTGTTGGTAGAAAAGGATTTATTAAATTAGCCTTAAAATATCAAGTTCCCATTGTACCTCTTATTGCTAAAGGAGCTCATGAAACTATTTTTGTGGTTGCCAACATATACAAAGAAATCAAAAAATTAAATCAACAGGGTTTATTTCCATGGATGTTTGATATTGATCCTCAAGTGTTTCCTATATACTTCGGATTGCCTTGGGGATTAGCTGTTGGCCCCCTACCTAATATTCCCTTACCCTTACAAATTACCACAAGGGTTTGCCCTCCCATCTATTTCCCTCGCTACGGAGAAGAAGCAAGTTGCGCTCGGCTTTATGTTCAGGAATGTTATGATTTAGTCGTCAATACCATGCAAAAAGAATTAGATTTACTTTACCTAGGGATTGATTAA
- a CDS encoding B12-binding domain-containing radical SAM protein codes for MSIFSQEKLLFTPTSKDINAIPLIFAFPNEYTVGITSLGYQLVWANFCSRPDVDVSRLFTDIHESLPRNPELVGFSFSWELDYVNILNLLEFLGIPIHAKDRNENHPLIFGGGPVFTANPEPFADFFDVILLGDGEVLLDSFINSYQEIRQESRFSKLHYLAKIEGIYIPNLFEVNYQQEDGKIDSIKPLNSDIPSFVEKQTYRGNILSASTVVTEKAAWENIYMVEVVRSCPEMCRFCLASYLTLPFRTASLEKSLIPAIERGLKVTNRLGLLGASVTQHPEFSGLIDYLGKSEFDDVRVSIASVRTNTVTEKLANFLKKRDTKSITIAIESGSSKIREIINKKLENEEIIEAAINAQAGGLRAIKFYGMVGLPHEDYGDLDATIEMMKAVKKAAPRLKITLGCSTFVPKSHTPFQWFGVNQDSKKRLQYLQKNLGKIGVDFRPESYNWSIIQGLISRGDRRLSKLLELTRNYGDTLGSYKRAFKELKGQIPPLDYYVHQNWQVGQVLPWQHLKTALTEETLVKHLESTGIR; via the coding sequence ATGAGTATTTTTTCACAAGAAAAATTATTATTTACTCCTACGTCTAAAGATATTAATGCTATTCCTTTAATTTTTGCTTTTCCTAATGAATATACTGTGGGAATAACGAGCTTAGGTTATCAATTAGTATGGGCAAATTTTTGCTCTCGCCCCGATGTGGATGTTAGTCGTTTATTTACAGATATTCATGAGAGTTTACCTCGCAATCCTGAATTGGTTGGTTTTTCTTTTTCTTGGGAATTAGATTATGTTAATATCCTTAATTTGTTGGAGTTTTTAGGTATTCCTATTCATGCTAAAGATAGAAATGAAAATCATCCATTAATTTTTGGGGGTGGCCCTGTTTTTACCGCTAATCCTGAACCTTTTGCAGATTTTTTTGATGTTATTCTTTTAGGTGATGGAGAAGTTTTATTGGATAGTTTTATTAATTCTTATCAGGAAATAAGACAAGAAAGTCGTTTTTCTAAGTTACATTATTTGGCAAAAATAGAAGGTATTTATATCCCTAATTTGTTTGAGGTTAATTATCAACAGGAGGATGGAAAAATTGATAGTATTAAACCTCTTAATTCTGATATTCCTTCTTTTGTGGAAAAGCAAACTTATCGGGGAAACATTTTGTCTGCTTCTACGGTGGTGACGGAAAAAGCCGCTTGGGAAAATATTTATATGGTGGAGGTGGTGAGAAGTTGTCCAGAAATGTGTCGTTTTTGTTTAGCGAGTTATCTAACTTTGCCCTTTCGCACGGCTAGTTTGGAAAAGTCTTTAATTCCTGCCATTGAAAGGGGTTTAAAAGTAACTAATCGTCTAGGTTTATTGGGGGCTTCTGTGACGCAACATCCTGAATTTTCAGGGTTGATTGATTATTTAGGAAAATCGGAATTTGATGATGTTAGGGTGAGTATTGCATCGGTAAGAACTAATACTGTAACGGAAAAATTGGCAAATTTTCTGAAGAAACGAGATACAAAATCCATCACGATTGCTATTGAAAGTGGAAGCTCTAAAATTCGGGAGATTATTAATAAAAAGCTGGAAAATGAGGAAATTATTGAGGCGGCAATCAATGCCCAAGCAGGAGGATTAAGGGCGATTAAATTTTATGGAATGGTGGGTTTACCCCATGAGGATTACGGTGACTTAGATGCAACTATTGAGATGATGAAGGCGGTAAAAAAAGCCGCTCCTAGATTAAAAATAACCTTGGGATGCAGTACTTTTGTTCCTAAGTCTCATACTCCTTTTCAGTGGTTTGGAGTCAATCAGGATAGTAAAAAGCGATTACAATATCTACAGAAAAATTTGGGCAAAATTGGGGTTGATTTTCGTCCTGAAAGTTATAATTGGTCTATTATTCAAGGTTTAATTTCCAGAGGCGATCGCCGCTTGAGTAAATTGTTAGAATTAACTCGTAATTATGGGGATACTCTCGGTAGTTATAAACGGGCATTTAAAGAGTTAAAGGGGCAAATTCCGCCGTTAGATTATTATGTTCACCAAAATTGGCAAGTAGGGCAGGTTTTACCTTGGCAACACTTAAAAACGGCGTTGACGGAAGAGACTTTAGTAAAACATCTTGAATCAACGGGCATAAGATAA
- a CDS encoding B12-binding domain-containing radical SAM protein, with protein MTATAHQKNNANQYIPKNKKKVLCIFPQYSRSFGTFHHAYPLMPRVKGFMPPQGILVVASYLPQTWEVRLIDENIKSVTKTDYQWADAIIVSGMHIQKPRIKAINELAHKFDKITILGGPSVSGCPEYYPDFDILHLGELGDATDKVIEYIDNHQKRPEKQIIFETKHRLPLDQFPIPAYNLIDISQYFIANIQFSSGCPYNCEFCDIPELYGNSPRLKTPQQIITELDAIIASGNPGAIYFVDDNFVGNRRALMELLPHLIKWQKENGYPIEFTCEATLNIAQSPKLLEMMREAYFTTVFCGIETPEVSALKAISKQHNLSMPILDAVKTLNSYGLEVVSGIIIGFDTDTPQTADNILEFINASQIPILTINLLYALPKTPLWNRLKAEGRIIEDESRESNIDFLMPYEEVLNMWKRCISTAYEPKYLYQRFAYNAENTYPNRIEVPNSPERVSWANIKKGLHIMGNLVWQVGLKSSYRQIFWDMAIPALKKLDIETIIHIGLVSHHLIEFTKECIQGKESASFYSQKRKELVASANQ; from the coding sequence ATGACTGCAACTGCTCATCAAAAAAACAACGCAAATCAATACATTCCCAAAAATAAAAAAAAAGTTTTATGTATTTTTCCTCAATATAGTCGTTCATTTGGCACTTTTCATCATGCGTATCCTCTGATGCCTAGGGTAAAAGGCTTTATGCCTCCTCAAGGAATACTTGTGGTTGCTTCTTATTTACCGCAAACATGGGAAGTAAGATTAATTGATGAAAATATTAAATCAGTAACCAAGACAGATTATCAATGGGCAGATGCCATCATAGTTAGTGGAATGCACATTCAAAAACCTCGAATCAAAGCAATTAACGAACTAGCCCATAAATTTGATAAAATCACCATTCTAGGTGGCCCTTCTGTCTCTGGATGTCCAGAATATTATCCTGATTTTGATATTCTTCATTTAGGAGAATTAGGAGATGCAACAGATAAAGTTATTGAATACATTGATAATCATCAAAAAAGACCTGAAAAACAGATTATTTTTGAAACTAAGCATCGATTACCTTTAGATCAATTCCCGATTCCTGCTTATAATTTAATTGATATATCACAGTATTTTATTGCTAACATACAATTTTCCAGTGGTTGCCCTTATAACTGTGAATTTTGCGATATTCCAGAATTGTACGGAAATTCCCCTCGTTTAAAAACCCCTCAACAAATAATAACGGAATTAGATGCTATTATCGCCTCTGGAAATCCGGGGGCGATTTATTTTGTAGATGATAATTTTGTGGGTAATCGTCGTGCCTTAATGGAATTATTACCCCATTTAATCAAATGGCAAAAAGAAAATGGCTACCCTATAGAGTTTACCTGTGAAGCCACCCTCAATATTGCACAAAGCCCGAAATTATTAGAAATGATGAGGGAAGCGTATTTCACTACGGTTTTTTGTGGCATAGAAACTCCTGAAGTATCAGCATTAAAAGCTATTTCTAAACAACATAACTTAAGTATGCCTATATTAGATGCTGTAAAAACCCTCAATAGCTATGGCTTAGAGGTTGTTTCTGGTATTATTATCGGTTTTGACACAGATACACCACAAACGGCGGACAATATTCTTGAGTTTATTAATGCTTCTCAAATTCCTATTTTGACAATTAATCTACTTTATGCTCTACCAAAAACTCCCCTATGGAATCGTTTAAAAGCTGAAGGGCGAATTATTGAAGATGAATCAAGAGAATCTAATATCGATTTTTTGATGCCCTATGAGGAGGTGTTGAATATGTGGAAACGCTGTATTTCAACTGCTTATGAGCCAAAATATTTATATCAAAGATTTGCTTATAATGCTGAAAATACTTATCCTAATCGTATCGAAGTTCCAAATAGTCCAGAAAGGGTTTCTTGGGCAAATATTAAGAAAGGATTGCATATAATGGGCAATTTAGTGTGGCAGGTAGGTTTAAAAAGTAGTTATCGTCAAATTTTTTGGGATATGGCTATTCCTGCACTAAAAAAATTAGATATAGAGACTATCATTCATATTGGCTTAGTTAGTCATCATCTAATTGAATTTACTAAAGAATGTATCCAAGGTAAAGAATCAGCTTCTTTTTACTCTCAAAAGAGAAAAGAATTAGTTGCTAGTGCTAATCAATAG
- the aroQ gene encoding type II 3-dehydroquinate dehydratase, whose product MSNHNILVLHGPNLNLLGLREPSIYGHQTLEDINGILRLDGEKMQVSVTCVQSNHEGVLVDQIHQALNKYQGILINAGAFTHTSVAIRDALAGVAIPAVEVHLSNIYRREEFRHHSYIAPVAIGQISGFGANSYRLGLRALVDYLQKDL is encoded by the coding sequence TTGTCCAATCATAATATTTTAGTATTGCATGGTCCGAATCTTAACTTGCTGGGTCTTAGAGAGCCTAGCATATATGGACATCAAACTCTGGAAGATATAAACGGTATTTTGAGATTAGACGGTGAAAAAATGCAGGTGAGTGTTACTTGTGTGCAGTCTAATCATGAGGGTGTTTTAGTTGACCAAATACATCAGGCTTTAAATAAATATCAGGGAATTTTGATTAATGCAGGGGCATTTACTCACACCAGTGTTGCTATTCGAGATGCTTTAGCGGGTGTAGCAATTCCTGCCGTTGAAGTTCATTTAAGTAATATTTATCGTCGAGAGGAGTTTCGTCATCACTCCTACATTGCCCCTGTCGCAATTGGTCAAATAAGTGGCTTTGGTGCGAATAGCTATCGTTTGGGTTTAAGGGCTTTAGTCGATTATCTTCAGAAGGATTTATAA
- the cobD gene encoding threonine-phosphate decarboxylase CobD, whose translation MKRPIHGGNLDWAMSLMNHETATQVVDFSASINPLGPPQSAIASLKAGIVELNHYPNPDYPQFRLGVANHHHLDEKYILPSNGAAELLTWIAWECHELEGVLLPSPCFADYKRALKTFGVKYQFYPLDDLDKGINSPQSSRLAILINNPHNPTGKLWTRLSLQPYLEKFALVIVDEAFMDFLPPQNQESLIDFIKDYDNLVILRSLTKFYSLPGLRIGYGISNPQTIAKWQKWRDPWSVNSLAEIAAVACLQDKAFQEKTWQWLPPTRESLKQGLDNIEFLQVLPSQSNFLLVKTQIPSTQLQLRLLRQKQILIRDCVSFPELGEKYFRVAVKTHIDNQKLLDELNKLSKAIVENQEWLS comes from the coding sequence TTGAAGCGACCAATTCACGGAGGAAATCTTGATTGGGCTATGAGCCTGATGAATCATGAAACTGCTACTCAGGTAGTGGATTTTTCTGCTAGTATCAATCCTTTAGGTCCTCCCCAAAGTGCGATCGCATCTTTAAAAGCTGGTATAGTTGAGTTAAATCACTATCCGAATCCTGACTATCCTCAATTTCGCCTTGGGGTGGCAAATCATCACCATCTTGACGAGAAATATATCTTACCGAGTAATGGGGCGGCGGAGTTACTTACTTGGATAGCATGGGAATGTCACGAGTTAGAAGGAGTTTTACTTCCTTCTCCTTGCTTTGCAGACTATAAAAGGGCATTAAAGACATTTGGGGTGAAATATCAATTTTATCCCTTGGATGATTTAGACAAGGGTATTAATTCCCCTCAATCATCCCGTCTGGCAATTTTGATTAATAATCCCCATAATCCCACAGGAAAACTTTGGACTCGTCTTAGTTTACAGCCCTATTTAGAAAAATTTGCTTTAGTCATCGTTGATGAAGCGTTTATGGACTTTCTGCCCCCTCAAAACCAAGAAAGTTTGATCGATTTTATTAAAGATTATGATAATTTAGTAATATTGCGATCGCTCACTAAATTTTATTCACTCCCCGGCTTAAGAATCGGTTACGGTATTAGTAACCCCCAAACAATTGCTAAATGGCAAAAATGGCGCGATCCTTGGAGTGTTAATAGTCTTGCGGAAATAGCCGCCGTCGCCTGTTTACAGGATAAAGCATTTCAAGAAAAAACATGGCAATGGCTACCCCCAACCCGTGAATCGTTAAAGCAAGGTTTAGATAACATTGAATTTTTACAAGTTTTACCCAGTCAAAGTAACTTTCTTTTAGTTAAAACCCAAATCCCAAGCACTCAGTTACAGCTAAGACTGCTAAGACAAAAACAAATCCTCATCCGTGATTGTGTCAGTTTTCCTGAGTTGGGAGAAAAATATTTCCGTGTCGCTGTTAAAACCCATATTGATAACCAAAAACTCCTAGATGAACTAAATAAACTATCTAAAGCCATTGTCGAAAACCAAGAATGGTTATCTTGA
- a CDS encoding HU family DNA-binding protein: MNKGELVDAVAAKAEVTKKQADSVISATIEAIMEAVSSGDKVTLVGFGSFESRHRKAREGRNPKTGEKMEIPATNVPAFSAGKLFKESVAKNNK, encoded by the coding sequence ATGAACAAAGGTGAATTAGTTGATGCAGTAGCGGCAAAGGCAGAAGTAACCAAAAAACAAGCTGATTCCGTAATCAGTGCTACTATTGAGGCAATTATGGAAGCAGTATCCTCTGGCGACAAAGTAACTTTAGTTGGTTTTGGTTCTTTTGAAAGCCGTCACAGAAAAGCAAGAGAAGGGCGTAATCCGAAAACTGGGGAAAAAATGGAAATTCCCGCTACCAATGTTCCTGCGTTTTCTGCGGGTAAACTATTTAAAGAGAGTGTAGCAAAAAATAACAAGTAA
- a CDS encoding bifunctional aminoglycoside phosphotransferase/ATP-binding protein: protein MSQEKLIQRMQQANFYHHPVKEPIKIIQTHCSIVFLTGNYAYKMKKIVDFGFLDYSTLAKRQHFLSVELEMNKQIAPDLYLEVLPIYEENNNFYWQEQGQIKEYVLKMNQFPQENLLLNIYQQGNLTSQHMKELGKLVAKFHQNTVTNEYITSFGTPEKIGESISQNYEQTQKYIGIAQNQEQYEQTKTFTDIFLHNYRDVLEKRQTDHKIKECHGDLHLKNICIWQDKIQLFDRIEFNEPFRFVDVMYDVAFTVMDLDSKGEKTLANVFLNTYLEETGDWEGVLVLPLYLSRQAYVRAKVTSLLLDDRAISEEEKVKAKETAAAYYHLAWQYTQPSQGKIIMMSGLSGSGKTTIATKKARELNAIHIRTDAVRKHLANIPLQEKGEKEIYSQAMTAKTYQKLLDLAKILTIQGFKVILDGKFDRICWRHPVLEFALNHNIEFEIIYCHAPLDVLQNRLRQRNSDISDATPELLKQQQKQQEAFTEKEKLFLKQG from the coding sequence ATGTCTCAAGAAAAACTAATCCAAAGAATGCAACAGGCTAATTTTTATCATCACCCCGTAAAAGAGCCTATAAAAATAATACAAACACACTGCTCGATCGTATTTTTAACGGGAAACTATGCCTATAAAATGAAGAAAATAGTTGATTTTGGTTTTCTTGACTATTCTACTTTGGCAAAACGCCAACATTTCCTAAGTGTTGAGTTAGAAATGAATAAGCAGATTGCCCCTGATTTATATTTAGAAGTCTTACCCATCTACGAAGAAAATAACAATTTTTATTGGCAAGAGCAAGGGCAAATAAAAGAATACGTCTTAAAAATGAATCAGTTTCCCCAAGAAAATCTATTACTAAATATCTATCAACAGGGAAATTTAACCTCTCAACACATGAAGGAATTAGGGAAATTAGTGGCAAAATTCCATCAAAACACCGTTACCAATGAGTATATAACCAGTTTTGGTACTCCTGAAAAAATAGGCGAATCCATCAGTCAAAATTATGAGCAAACGCAAAAATATATCGGTATTGCCCAAAATCAAGAACAATATGAACAAACTAAAACATTTACAGATATTTTTCTCCATAATTATCGAGATGTTTTAGAAAAGCGTCAAACTGACCATAAAATCAAAGAATGTCACGGGGATTTACACCTTAAAAATATTTGCATATGGCAGGATAAAATTCAACTTTTCGATCGCATCGAATTTAATGAACCTTTCCGCTTTGTGGATGTTATGTATGATGTTGCCTTTACGGTGATGGATTTAGACTCTAAAGGAGAAAAAACCCTTGCTAACGTCTTTTTAAATACTTATTTAGAAGAAACGGGGGATTGGGAAGGAGTGCTGGTTTTACCGTTATATTTGAGTCGTCAGGCTTATGTGAGGGCAAAAGTTACCTCTTTATTGTTAGATGATAGAGCCATATCGGAAGAAGAAAAAGTAAAAGCTAAAGAAACCGCCGCCGCCTATTATCATTTAGCTTGGCAATATACCCAACCATCTCAAGGGAAAATTATAATGATGTCGGGGTTATCAGGCTCAGGAAAGACAACCATTGCCACCAAAAAAGCACGGGAGTTAAATGCTATCCATATCCGCACTGATGCAGTGAGAAAACATCTTGCAAATATTCCCTTACAAGAAAAAGGCGAGAAAGAAATTTATTCTCAGGCAATGACGGCAAAAACCTATCAAAAACTCCTAGATTTAGCTAAAATTCTTACCATTCAAGGGTTTAAGGTGATTCTTGATGGAAAATTTGATCGCATCTGTTGGCGACACCCCGTACTCGAATTTGCCTTAAACCATAACATCGAATTTGAAATTATCTATTGCCATGCACCATTAGATGTTTTACAAAATCGCCTTCGCCAGAGAAATAGCGATATATCTGATGCCACACCAGAATTATTAAAACAGCAACAGAAGCAACAAGAAGCCTTTACGGAGAAAGAAAAACTTTTCTTAAAACAAGGTTAA
- a CDS encoding photosystem Q(B) protein, with protein MANIAQNSSSLNYDSLWDRFCRWITSTNNRIYLGWFSVLMIPTAFVAAIAFIIAFVAAPGVDVDGIREPVMGSLLSGNNIATAAVVPTSAAIGLHFYPLWEAGSIDEWLYNGGTYQMIIFHFLIAVWAYLGRLWELSERLGMRPWIAIAFSAPAAAVTSVLLVYPIGQGSFSQGMPLGIVGTFNFMIVLQAEHNILMHPFHMLGVAGVLGGALLSVMHGSLVTSSLIRETTEDISQNEGYQFGQQEMTYNLIAGHVGYLGRLLIPSLAFNNSRSVHFLLAIFPTIGIWFASLGISSVAFNLNGFNFNHSILDSNNHVIPTDADMINRANLGFEAMNAPNTHNFPNLM; from the coding sequence ATGGCAAACATAGCTCAAAATAGTTCCAGTTTAAACTATGATTCTCTTTGGGATCGTTTCTGTCGATGGATTACTAGCACTAATAACCGTATCTATCTAGGATGGTTTAGTGTGTTAATGATTCCCACTGCCTTCGTCGCTGCGATCGCATTTATTATTGCCTTTGTTGCCGCCCCGGGAGTGGATGTAGATGGTATTCGTGAACCCGTCATGGGTTCGCTTTTAAGCGGTAATAATATTGCAACCGCCGCCGTTGTGCCTACTTCTGCCGCCATTGGGCTACATTTTTATCCTTTATGGGAAGCAGGTTCGATCGATGAATGGCTTTATAATGGTGGTACTTACCAGATGATTATATTTCACTTCTTAATCGCTGTCTGGGCTTATTTAGGCAGACTTTGGGAATTAAGTGAGCGTCTTGGTATGCGCCCTTGGATTGCTATCGCATTTTCTGCCCCTGCGGCCGCCGTAACTTCGGTATTGTTAGTTTATCCCATTGGGCAAGGTAGTTTTTCTCAAGGGATGCCTTTAGGAATCGTGGGGACATTTAATTTCATGATTGTGCTACAAGCAGAGCATAATATTTTAATGCACCCATTCCATATGTTAGGAGTCGCAGGAGTTTTAGGTGGTGCGTTATTGAGCGTCATGCACGGCTCATTAGTAACCTCTAGTTTAATTCGGGAAACCACAGAAGATATATCTCAGAATGAAGGTTATCAATTTGGTCAACAGGAAATGACTTATAATCTAATAGCTGGTCATGTGGGTTATTTAGGACGATTATTAATTCCCTCTCTTGCTTTTAATAATAGTCGTTCTGTTCATTTCCTCTTAGCGATTTTTCCCACTATTGGCATTTGGTTTGCGAGTTTAGGTATCAGTAGCGTTGCCTTTAACCTTAATGGATTCAACTTTAACCATTCTATTTTAGATAGTAACAATCATGTGATTCCTACCGATGCAGATATGATTAACCGTGCCAATTTAGGCTTTGAAGCTATGAATGCACCGAATACTCATAACTTCCCAAATTTGATGTAG
- a CDS encoding RNA-guided endonuclease InsQ/TnpB family protein encodes MNYKTIRILLTNNISDECNDYLQFTCEQSNKLYNSTVFLIRQSHFEDCPRNIYFDKNDLLRSSFKLRKVKANYPNLCKELKTNVHYQAIGGSQGQQTIKSVAEAFKAYNQLLSLWFKGEIEHKPKMPSYRKNGLYAVSFTKQQIKITIDGYCRLPIPKTQKDELVTKELIIPSAKGVNSHNIAEVRIVPSLGKLWAEFVYKTPEVKATELNYSQALGIDTGVSNLITAVSTKGKSFILCGKRLKFINQKYNKTVAQYKNGKSEFYWDEFLDEITHKRNCQVKDSINKYARFIINYCLNNRIGDIVFGWGQGVKSNANLGKGNNQNFVQLPTVRLKNRIKELADEVGIRFTETEESYTSKSSFLDNDLLPKYGEKPREYKFSGKRINRGLYKTAKSYLINADCNGAINILKKVSTQLGITLAEVSKEALTLPKRYNVNSLTKVYRKRSEQVLTCVATSA; translated from the coding sequence ATGAATTATAAAACTATCAGAATCTTACTAACAAACAATATTAGTGACGAATGCAACGACTATTTACAGTTTACCTGTGAACAGTCAAATAAGTTGTATAATTCTACAGTATTTCTGATTAGACAATCTCATTTTGAAGATTGCCCTAGAAATATATATTTTGATAAAAATGATTTATTGCGTTCATCTTTTAAGCTAAGAAAGGTAAAGGCTAATTATCCTAACCTTTGTAAGGAGTTAAAAACAAATGTTCATTATCAAGCGATAGGTGGGAGTCAAGGACAACAAACTATTAAGTCAGTAGCGGAAGCATTTAAAGCCTATAACCAATTATTATCACTGTGGTTTAAAGGGGAAATAGAACATAAACCTAAAATGCCTAGCTATAGAAAAAATGGTTTATATGCAGTGTCTTTTACCAAGCAACAAATAAAAATAACAATTGATGGTTATTGTAGATTGCCTATCCCAAAAACTCAAAAAGATGAACTGGTGACAAAAGAGCTAATAATTCCTAGTGCTAAAGGAGTGAATAGCCATAATATTGCTGAAGTCAGGATAGTACCGTCATTAGGCAAGTTATGGGCTGAGTTTGTTTATAAAACACCAGAAGTAAAAGCAACCGAATTAAATTACAGTCAAGCTCTAGGAATAGATACGGGGGTAAGTAATTTAATAACTGCGGTTAGTACTAAAGGCAAGTCATTTATTTTATGTGGAAAACGTTTAAAGTTCATCAACCAAAAATATAATAAGACTGTAGCTCAATATAAAAATGGGAAATCAGAGTTTTATTGGGATGAATTTTTAGATGAAATAACCCATAAAAGAAATTGTCAAGTTAAAGATAGTATTAACAAATATGCTCGTTTTATTATTAATTACTGCCTTAATAATAGGATAGGTGACATCGTATTTGGTTGGGGGCAAGGTGTGAAGAGTAATGCTAATCTAGGTAAGGGAAATAACCAGAACTTTGTACAACTACCAACAGTGAGGTTAAAAAACCGTATAAAAGAATTAGCCGATGAAGTGGGTATAAGATTCACTGAGACTGAAGAAAGTTATACAAGCAAGTCATCTTTTCTCGATAATGACTTATTACCAAAATATGGTGAAAAACCCAGAGAGTATAAGTTTAGTGGGAAAAGAATAAATAGAGGTTTGTATAAAACGGCTAAAAGTTACTTGATTAATGCGGACTGTAACGGAGCTATCAACATTTTAAAAAAGGTAAGCACACAGCTAGGGATAACCCTAGCCGAGGTGTCTAAGGAAGCATTGACTCTTCCTAAGCGATATAACGTTAATTCGTTAACTAAAGTATATCGTAAGCGGAGCGAACAGGTTTTAACCTGTGTAGCGACATCCGCTTAG
- a CDS encoding glycosyltransferase family 2 protein, protein MLTILSVLLFLLSFIHFCLAVTLMGECLASALNIKKDENFNDKWLHTSVSVLIPAHNEERVISQTLKTIIPQLKSTDNIIVIADNCTDCTVAVVENMGVKIIERQNDLLKGKGYALDFGVNYLRENPPDVVIFIDADCNVEQNAIASLLIFFGIFIAWVKFAREELTLTTLMKIPLYILWKIPLYFKFLFKRENQWIRTERDDI, encoded by the coding sequence ATGTTAACTATTCTTTCCGTATTGCTTTTTCTGCTTAGTTTTATTCACTTCTGTTTAGCAGTAACTTTAATGGGTGAATGTCTGGCTTCTGCTTTAAACATAAAAAAAGACGAGAATTTTAATGATAAATGGTTACATACATCTGTTAGCGTTTTAATTCCTGCTCATAATGAAGAAAGAGTGATTTCTCAAACTTTAAAAACGATTATTCCCCAATTAAAATCAACAGACAATATCATTGTAATCGCAGACAATTGTACAGATTGTACTGTGGCAGTGGTAGAAAATATGGGGGTAAAAATTATTGAGCGTCAAAATGATTTATTAAAAGGCAAGGGTTATGCTTTGGATTTTGGGGTTAACTATTTGAGAGAAAATCCCCCAGATGTAGTTATTTTTATAGATGCAGATTGTAATGTTGAACAAAATGCGATCGCATCTTTACTGATATTTTTCGGGATATTTATTGCGTGGGTGAAATTTGCACGGGAAGAATTAACCTTAACAACACTAATGAAAATTCCTTTATATATACTTTGGAAAATACCTCTTTATTTTAAATTTTTATTTAAGCGAGAAAATCAATGGATTCGCACGGAAAGAGATGACATTTAG